The following proteins are co-located in the Micromonospora viridifaciens genome:
- a CDS encoding SDR family oxidoreductase yields the protein MSEAFDPLFSVHGHIAVVTGGFGQIGAEFVKALHARGARVAVTSRSEVADPAAKLGVTVDADRLLAVTMDITDQASVEAGFDRIVQTWGVPTILVNNAGLDTQPSAPPEVSGPFEQFPAEVFREVVDTNLVGTFLVTQAAGRRMREAGLEGSIINIGSIYGMVSPVQDIYAYKAEDTGIPFIKPVAYSAAKSGLYNLTRYCATYWGQANIRVNTLTPSGVRRDTQDAKFQANYTARMPIGRMAEADEFNGALIFLASAASRYMTGANLVVDGGWTAW from the coding sequence ATGTCGGAAGCGTTCGATCCGCTGTTCTCGGTGCACGGCCACATCGCCGTCGTGACAGGTGGTTTCGGCCAGATCGGTGCCGAGTTCGTCAAAGCGCTGCACGCACGTGGCGCTCGCGTGGCGGTGACCTCGCGCAGCGAAGTGGCCGACCCGGCGGCGAAGCTCGGAGTCACCGTCGACGCCGACCGGCTGCTGGCGGTCACGATGGACATCACCGATCAGGCCAGCGTGGAAGCCGGCTTCGACCGGATCGTGCAGACGTGGGGTGTCCCGACCATCCTCGTGAACAATGCCGGTCTCGACACCCAGCCCAGCGCCCCGCCGGAGGTGTCCGGGCCGTTCGAGCAGTTCCCCGCCGAGGTGTTCCGTGAGGTCGTCGACACCAACCTCGTCGGTACCTTCCTGGTGACGCAGGCAGCCGGCCGACGCATGCGAGAGGCGGGGCTCGAGGGATCGATCATCAACATCGGCTCGATCTACGGGATGGTCTCCCCAGTGCAGGACATCTACGCGTACAAGGCGGAGGACACCGGCATCCCGTTCATCAAGCCGGTGGCGTACTCCGCCGCGAAGTCCGGGCTCTACAACCTGACGCGCTACTGCGCCACCTATTGGGGCCAGGCAAACATCCGGGTGAACACGCTCACCCCATCCGGTGTGCGCCGTGACACGCAGGACGCGAAGTTCCAGGCGAACTACACGGCGCGCATGCCGATCGGCAGAATGGCGGAGGCCGACGAGTTCAACGGTGCCCTCATCTTCCTCGCCTCCGCTGCGTCGCGATACATGACCGGGGCGAACCTCGTCGTGGACGGTGGGTGGACCGCATGGTGA
- a CDS encoding FGGY-family carbohydrate kinase encodes MKRCTLGVDIGTSSSKGVLVDERGQIIASATVAHDVERPRSGWVEMDAHVWWAEFVELSRRLVAEAAVHDISVAGVGVSGMGPCVLLVDEQGEPVRPAILYGVDTRATAQIERLTRELGAGEVTRIGGSALTTQAGGPKIAWIADEEPEAYSRARRLFMPASWLAFQLTGSYVLDHQSASQVSPLYDVESERWHEPWWQRYAPGIEAPPLRWANEIAGTVTADAASATGIPEGTPVIAGTIDAWTEAVSVGAHQPGDLMLMYGTTMFLVATGTTTLRTPSMWTTVGAFPGTRNLAGGLATSGALTAWLKQLSDADYPTLLAEAEESGPGARGLLMLPYFAGERTPILDPDARGVIAGLTVTHGRGDLYRAALEATALGVRHNVETMRAAGADIRRIVAVGGGTQGSLWLRVVSDVTGLVQEVPRITIGASYGAAFLAAGAVAPDGAAPRIEDWNPVETVVEPDTDRAAIYDRLFDLYLDLYSGSKEVAHALAALQRTEGTPA; translated from the coding sequence GTGAAGCGCTGCACCCTCGGCGTCGACATCGGCACATCGAGCAGCAAGGGCGTCCTCGTCGACGAGCGTGGGCAGATCATCGCGTCGGCCACCGTCGCGCACGACGTCGAGCGCCCACGCAGCGGATGGGTCGAGATGGACGCGCATGTCTGGTGGGCAGAGTTCGTCGAACTCAGCCGCCGCCTCGTCGCCGAGGCGGCTGTGCACGACATCTCCGTGGCAGGCGTGGGCGTGAGCGGCATGGGTCCATGCGTGCTGCTCGTCGACGAGCAGGGCGAGCCGGTGCGGCCAGCCATCCTCTACGGCGTCGACACCCGTGCGACTGCTCAGATCGAACGGCTCACCCGGGAGCTCGGTGCTGGCGAGGTCACCCGGATCGGAGGATCCGCGCTGACCACCCAGGCCGGCGGGCCGAAGATCGCGTGGATCGCCGACGAGGAGCCCGAGGCGTACAGCCGCGCTCGGCGGCTGTTCATGCCCGCGAGCTGGCTTGCCTTTCAGCTCACCGGGTCGTACGTGCTCGACCACCAGTCGGCCAGCCAGGTCTCTCCGCTGTACGACGTCGAGTCCGAGCGTTGGCACGAACCGTGGTGGCAGCGGTACGCGCCGGGAATCGAGGCCCCGCCGCTGCGATGGGCCAACGAGATCGCCGGGACGGTGACCGCCGACGCCGCCAGCGCCACCGGCATCCCCGAGGGCACGCCGGTGATCGCCGGCACGATCGACGCCTGGACCGAGGCGGTGAGCGTGGGGGCGCATCAGCCGGGCGACCTCATGTTGATGTACGGCACGACGATGTTCCTCGTCGCCACCGGCACCACGACCTTGCGCACGCCCTCTATGTGGACGACCGTCGGCGCATTCCCGGGTACGCGCAACCTCGCCGGAGGTCTTGCGACGTCGGGTGCGCTGACGGCCTGGCTGAAGCAGCTGTCGGATGCCGACTACCCCACGCTTCTCGCCGAGGCCGAGGAATCCGGCCCGGGTGCCCGCGGTCTGTTGATGCTCCCGTACTTCGCCGGTGAACGCACGCCGATCCTCGATCCGGATGCGCGAGGCGTCATCGCGGGACTGACCGTCACGCACGGCCGTGGCGACCTGTACCGGGCCGCGCTCGAGGCGACCGCGCTGGGTGTTCGCCACAACGTGGAGACGATGCGGGCCGCCGGCGCCGATATCCGTCGCATCGTCGCGGTGGGTGGCGGAACCCAGGGATCGCTGTGGTTGCGGGTGGTGTCGGACGTGACGGGCCTCGTCCAGGAGGTGCCCCGGATCACGATCGGCGCCAGCTACGGTGCCGCATTCCTCGCCGCGGGAGCGGTCGCGCCGGATGGTGCGGCCCCCCGCATCGAAGACTGGAACCCCGTCGAGACGGTCGTCGAGCCGGACACGGACCGCGCCGCGATCTACGACCGCCTGTTCGACCTGTACCTCGACCTCTATTCGGGCAGCAAGGAAGTCGCGCACGCCCTTGCCGCCCTGCAACGAACGGAAGGAACCCCTGCATGA
- a CDS encoding carbohydrate ABC transporter permease: MTTSLTSTKLLRRRGVLARMGSLGKALLITLLVVFTGFPVYWMLGTSLGTEQSLYRDGQPLVPEFANIGQWGSFLSEVPILRWLGNSFVIAAGTTVLSLVLATMAAYALSRYRFHGRGVAGFIFFSTQMLPEALIIVPLYSIFASAGLLNSHWGLVLADTAFVMPVSMFIIKSGIDKIPYEIEESARIDGCSRLRMLFTIVLPLVRPSIAAAAVIAFFDGWNEFMFANTFISNSDLWPAPVGLASFLGQFYTPMNVVMLCALLFALPAIIFFLWAQRGIVSGLTAGSVKG; this comes from the coding sequence ATGACCACCTCTCTCACCTCGACCAAGCTGCTGCGTCGGCGTGGAGTCCTCGCCCGCATGGGCAGCCTCGGCAAGGCGCTCCTCATCACGCTGTTGGTCGTCTTCACCGGCTTTCCCGTCTACTGGATGCTCGGCACGTCGCTGGGGACCGAGCAGTCCCTCTACCGCGACGGTCAGCCGCTGGTCCCGGAGTTCGCGAACATCGGCCAGTGGGGCAGCTTCCTCTCGGAGGTCCCGATCCTGCGCTGGCTCGGCAACTCCTTCGTGATTGCCGCAGGGACGACGGTCCTCAGTCTCGTGCTGGCAACGATGGCGGCATACGCGCTCAGCCGCTACCGCTTCCACGGACGAGGCGTTGCCGGGTTCATCTTCTTCAGCACCCAGATGCTGCCAGAGGCACTCATCATCGTGCCGCTGTACTCGATCTTCGCGAGCGCGGGCCTGCTGAACAGCCACTGGGGGCTCGTGCTCGCGGACACCGCGTTCGTGATGCCGGTGAGCATGTTCATCATCAAGAGCGGCATCGACAAAATCCCCTACGAGATCGAGGAGTCGGCGCGGATCGACGGGTGCTCGCGCCTGCGCATGCTGTTCACGATCGTGCTGCCGCTGGTCCGCCCGAGTATCGCCGCCGCTGCCGTCATCGCGTTCTTCGATGGCTGGAACGAGTTCATGTTCGCCAACACGTTCATCTCGAACTCGGACCTGTGGCCCGCCCCCGTGGGACTTGCCTCGTTCCTCGGGCAGTTCTACACGCCGATGAACGTCGTCATGCTGTGCGCGCTGCTGTTTGCGCTCCCGGCGATCATCTTCTTCCTGTGGGCCCAGCGCGGCATCGTGTCCGGCCTGACAGCAGGATCCGTCAAGGGCTGA
- a CDS encoding LacI family DNA-binding transcriptional regulator, giving the protein MATIYEVAKLAGVSPATVSRVFNGAAVSEEKAQAVREAARKLRFTPNRAARTLRKQSTEVIALIIPDIENPYFTEMARGVEDIAQKAGYSVVLCNSDAHTEKENSYLRIAMAGSMAGVIIAAASDHTDLDDVIADGRPVVAVDRRSGYDVDTVVMDNRTAGRLATEALLDAGYRRIACMTGPDNVETAVERAKGWRDAMTARVDVDLTGLLLHSSFRVAGGREAVAQLLDSPRLRPDAVVAANNLLGVGALQVLTERGLTPPDIGVAVVGSLPFTTLTPDVVTVVRLPARHMGVTAARMLLERIEGNTDPARTVVLRGELRPARHGRDATKVVS; this is encoded by the coding sequence ATGGCCACCATCTATGAGGTCGCGAAGCTTGCCGGCGTCTCGCCGGCGACCGTCTCACGTGTCTTCAACGGAGCCGCCGTCTCAGAAGAGAAGGCGCAGGCGGTTCGCGAGGCGGCTCGCAAGCTGCGGTTCACGCCCAACCGCGCCGCGCGCACCCTACGCAAGCAGAGCACGGAGGTGATCGCGCTGATCATCCCCGACATCGAGAACCCCTACTTCACGGAGATGGCACGCGGAGTGGAGGACATCGCGCAGAAGGCCGGCTACTCGGTCGTGCTGTGCAACTCCGACGCCCACACCGAGAAGGAGAACTCTTACCTGCGCATCGCGATGGCCGGAAGCATGGCCGGGGTCATCATCGCGGCCGCGTCAGACCACACCGATCTCGATGACGTCATCGCCGATGGTCGACCGGTCGTTGCGGTCGACCGTCGCTCGGGCTACGACGTGGACACCGTGGTGATGGACAACCGGACAGCGGGCCGCCTCGCGACGGAGGCGCTTCTCGATGCCGGCTACCGCCGCATCGCCTGCATGACCGGCCCCGACAACGTCGAGACCGCGGTCGAACGCGCAAAGGGGTGGCGCGACGCGATGACCGCTCGCGTCGATGTCGATCTCACCGGGCTGCTGCTTCACTCCAGCTTTCGAGTCGCGGGTGGGCGAGAGGCCGTCGCTCAGCTGCTCGACAGCCCGCGGCTGCGGCCTGATGCCGTCGTCGCGGCGAACAACCTCCTCGGTGTCGGAGCGCTGCAGGTGCTCACCGAACGCGGCCTGACACCTCCCGACATCGGCGTCGCCGTCGTCGGTTCGCTACCGTTCACCACGCTCACTCCCGATGTCGTCACCGTCGTCCGGCTGCCCGCGCGGCACATGGGCGTCACGGCGGCGCGCATGCTCCTGGAACGCATCGAGGGGAACACCGATCCGGCCCGCACCGTGGTGCTGCGCGGCGAGCTGCGGCCCGCACGGCACGGGCGCGACGCGACGAAGGTGGTGTCGTGA
- a CDS encoding dihydrodipicolinate synthase family protein — protein MVTGILGDRLVVAAPTPIRADESLDLDAFALMVDGDIARGVEGVYVAGSSGEGLLLSTDERIALTRSAVAAAGERVPVYAHVGALSTREAISLAEAAREAGAAAISMIPPLYYKYSAAEVVAHFRAVIDAVDIPFILYNIPQFTGRDISDGGFEGLLELPQVVGIKHTSQNLYGAERLIQRYPHLTLINGFDELYLPALSIGARGAIGTTVGLQIELFRSLRARHARGDVDGARAVQTRINDTVQALVEEGVFAAAKYLAGKQSTSLGACRRPLPGLDDGARRRLDTVWDRLRENVRSTATEDASI, from the coding sequence ATGGTGACCGGCATCCTCGGCGACCGTCTGGTCGTCGCCGCCCCGACGCCGATCCGGGCCGACGAGAGTCTCGACCTCGACGCGTTCGCGCTGATGGTGGACGGCGATATCGCGCGAGGAGTCGAGGGCGTATACGTCGCCGGTTCGTCCGGCGAAGGCCTCCTGCTCAGCACCGATGAGCGGATCGCGCTCACCCGGTCCGCCGTGGCGGCGGCGGGCGAACGGGTCCCGGTGTACGCGCATGTGGGTGCGCTGTCGACGCGGGAGGCGATCTCGCTCGCGGAGGCCGCACGCGAGGCTGGCGCAGCGGCGATCTCGATGATCCCGCCGCTGTACTACAAGTACTCCGCGGCGGAGGTCGTCGCTCACTTCCGTGCCGTCATCGATGCGGTCGACATCCCGTTCATCCTCTACAACATCCCGCAGTTCACCGGCCGCGACATCTCAGACGGCGGATTTGAAGGGCTCCTCGAGCTGCCCCAGGTGGTGGGGATCAAGCACACGTCGCAGAACCTCTACGGCGCGGAGCGGCTGATTCAGCGGTATCCCCACCTGACGCTCATCAACGGCTTCGACGAGCTGTATCTGCCGGCTCTCTCCATCGGCGCGAGGGGGGCGATCGGGACGACGGTCGGACTGCAGATCGAACTGTTCCGGTCGCTGAGAGCGCGCCACGCTCGCGGCGACGTCGACGGGGCGCGCGCCGTGCAGACCCGGATCAACGACACGGTCCAGGCGCTCGTCGAGGAGGGGGTGTTCGCGGCTGCGAAGTACCTCGCCGGCAAGCAGTCGACGTCGCTGGGCGCCTGCCGACGGCCGCTCCCGGGGCTGGACGACGGCGCCCGACGTCGACTGGACACCGTGTGGGACAGACTTCGAGAGAACGTGCGCAGCACCGCGACGGAGGATGCGTCGATCTGA
- a CDS encoding fucose isomerase, giving the protein MSTYTMPARTERPAAAPKTAYLIASGDLRESANKAGWPTQAQMEADVTAALAELGWSVVRANEVDPETGHGFISSQRMGLEVFKNIPTDAPLIVAEAVWQYSHHVLAGLRTHEGPILTVANFAGDWPGLVGLLGLNAGLTKMGKEYSTIWSVDFTDDWFKRGLKEWTESGRITHDDSHVRPLPALPDTPEVELGRALGDQLLADKAIIGVFDEGCMGMYNAIFDDELLNKLGIYKERLSQSALYAEMLKVADTEADAARDWLTGKGMTFRFGTDEATELTEAQVRWQLKMYIAALRIADDFGLDAVGIQYQQGLKDLVPASDLAEGIMNSTERPPVFSRDGSRELFAGRAVPHFNEVDEGVAVDALATDRVWTAMGLLPDNTLHDVRWGEDYDGRFVWVYEISGSVPGSHLGGWDKAEGWRQGPVFFPAGGSTINGVSKPGEVVLSRVFIADGILQADIFRGSVIELPAEETQRRKDATNPEWPIAHVVLHDIGRDQFMARHKANHVQLVYAPDAETADKALVAKAAMFDRIGIKVNLVGRVDAL; this is encoded by the coding sequence ATGAGCACCTACACGATGCCCGCGAGGACGGAGCGGCCCGCCGCCGCACCGAAAACCGCCTATCTCATCGCGAGCGGCGACCTCCGCGAGTCGGCCAACAAGGCCGGCTGGCCAACCCAGGCGCAAATGGAGGCCGACGTGACGGCGGCTCTCGCGGAGCTCGGGTGGAGCGTCGTCCGCGCCAACGAGGTCGACCCTGAGACAGGGCACGGGTTCATCTCGAGCCAGCGCATGGGGCTGGAGGTCTTCAAGAACATCCCGACAGATGCCCCGCTCATCGTCGCCGAGGCCGTGTGGCAGTACTCGCACCACGTGCTCGCGGGGCTCCGCACCCACGAAGGCCCGATCCTCACGGTCGCGAACTTCGCGGGAGACTGGCCGGGCCTGGTCGGTCTCCTCGGGCTCAACGCCGGCCTGACCAAGATGGGCAAGGAGTACTCCACGATCTGGTCGGTCGACTTCACGGACGACTGGTTCAAGCGTGGGCTCAAGGAGTGGACCGAATCCGGGCGCATCACCCACGACGACTCGCACGTACGGCCGCTTCCCGCCCTGCCCGACACGCCAGAGGTTGAACTCGGCCGCGCCCTCGGCGACCAGCTGCTCGCCGACAAGGCCATCATCGGCGTGTTCGACGAGGGCTGCATGGGCATGTACAACGCGATCTTCGACGACGAGCTGCTCAACAAGCTCGGCATCTACAAGGAGCGCCTGTCGCAGTCGGCACTGTACGCCGAGATGCTGAAGGTGGCGGACACCGAGGCCGACGCAGCCCGCGACTGGCTGACCGGCAAGGGCATGACCTTCCGGTTCGGCACCGACGAGGCCACCGAGCTCACCGAGGCGCAGGTGCGGTGGCAGCTGAAGATGTACATCGCGGCACTGCGGATCGCCGACGACTTCGGTCTCGATGCCGTCGGGATCCAGTACCAGCAGGGGCTCAAAGACCTCGTGCCGGCCTCCGATCTCGCCGAGGGCATCATGAACTCGACCGAGCGCCCGCCGGTGTTCTCGCGCGACGGTTCGCGTGAGCTGTTCGCGGGCCGCGCGGTCCCGCACTTCAACGAAGTGGACGAGGGCGTCGCGGTGGACGCGCTCGCCACCGATCGGGTGTGGACGGCGATGGGCCTCCTCCCCGACAACACGCTGCACGACGTGCGCTGGGGCGAGGACTACGACGGCCGGTTCGTGTGGGTGTACGAGATCTCCGGTTCGGTGCCCGGCTCGCACCTGGGCGGGTGGGACAAGGCCGAGGGCTGGCGCCAGGGCCCCGTGTTCTTTCCCGCTGGCGGATCGACCATCAACGGTGTATCGAAGCCGGGCGAGGTCGTGCTCTCGCGTGTCTTCATCGCCGACGGGATCCTGCAGGCCGACATCTTTCGGGGCAGCGTGATCGAGCTGCCCGCCGAGGAGACGCAACGGCGCAAGGATGCCACGAACCCGGAATGGCCGATCGCTCACGTCGTGCTGCACGACATCGGCCGCGACCAGTTCATGGCTCGCCACAAGGCAAACCATGTCCAGCTCGTCTACGCCCCCGACGCCGAGACCGCCGACAAGGCGCTCGTCGCCAAGGCCGCGATGTTCGACCGCATTGGCATCAAGGTCAACCTCGTCGGTCGCGTTGACGCGCTCTGA